In Marivivens aquimaris, one genomic interval encodes:
- a CDS encoding pyruvate dehydrogenase complex E1 component subunit beta yields MATEILMPALSPTMEEGTLAKWLKKEGDTVSAGDIIAEIETDKATMEFEAVDEGIMGKILIAEGTEGVKVNTAIAVLLEEGEDADAAVASSSSAPAEKKEEAPAETHASAPAAAAPAKDVPQLDLTPDWPEGTSVKTQTVREALRDAMAEEMRSDDRVFLMGEEVAEYQGAYKISQGLLDEFGARRVIDTPITEHGFAGIATGAAFAGLRPIVEFMTFNFAMQAIDHLINSAAKTLYMSGGQMGAPMVFRGPNGAAARVGAQHSQDYAAWYSMIPGLKVVMPYTASDYKGLMKSAIRDPNPVIFLENEILYGKSFDVPEIEDYTVPLGKARVAKQGKDVSIVSFGIGMTYAMEAAEKLAEEGIDAEVIDLRTLRPLDYDTVLASVMKTNRMVTVEEGWPVGSIGNHLSAYVMTHAFDYLDAPVLNCTGKDVPMPYAANLEKHALVTTQEVIDAVKQVTYR; encoded by the coding sequence ATGGCAACCGAAATTCTGATGCCCGCCCTCTCTCCGACGATGGAAGAAGGCACTCTGGCCAAGTGGCTGAAAAAAGAAGGTGACACCGTTTCCGCCGGTGACATCATCGCTGAAATCGAGACCGACAAGGCCACGATGGAATTCGAAGCGGTCGACGAAGGCATCATGGGCAAGATCCTGATCGCCGAAGGCACCGAAGGCGTGAAGGTCAACACCGCCATCGCCGTTCTGCTCGAAGAAGGCGAAGACGCCGACGCAGCCGTCGCATCCTCCTCCTCCGCTCCGGCGGAAAAGAAAGAAGAAGCGCCTGCTGAAACCCACGCCTCGGCTCCTGCTGCTGCCGCTCCTGCCAAGGACGTCCCGCAGCTCGACCTGACACCGGACTGGCCGGAAGGCACGTCCGTCAAAACCCAGACCGTCCGCGAAGCACTCCGCGACGCGATGGCCGAAGAAATGCGCAGCGACGACCGCGTGTTCCTGATGGGTGAAGAAGTCGCCGAATACCAAGGCGCCTACAAAATCTCCCAGGGTCTGCTGGATGAATTCGGCGCACGCCGCGTCATCGACACCCCGATCACCGAGCACGGCTTTGCAGGTATCGCCACTGGCGCCGCCTTTGCGGGTCTGCGTCCGATCGTGGAATTCATGACCTTCAACTTTGCCATGCAGGCCATCGACCACCTGATCAACTCGGCAGCCAAGACGCTTTATATGTCCGGCGGCCAGATGGGTGCTCCGATGGTGTTCCGTGGTCCGAACGGTGCAGCTGCCCGCGTTGGCGCCCAGCACTCCCAGGACTACGCCGCTTGGTACTCGATGATCCCCGGCCTCAAGGTCGTGATGCCCTACACCGCGTCGGACTACAAAGGTCTGATGAAGTCGGCCATCCGTGACCCGAACCCGGTCATCTTCCTCGAAAATGAGATCCTCTACGGTAAGTCCTTCGACGTGCCGGAGATCGAGGACTACACCGTTCCGCTCGGCAAGGCGCGCGTCGCCAAGCAGGGTAAGGACGTGTCCATCGTCTCGTTCGGTATCGGCATGACCTACGCCATGGAAGCTGCTGAAAAGCTGGCCGAAGAAGGCATCGACGCCGAAGTCATCGACCTGCGCACCCTGCGTCCGCTGGACTATGACACCGTGCTGGCTTCGGTCATGAAGACCAACCGCATGGTCACCGTCGAAGAAGGCTGGCCCGTCGGCTCCATCGGCAACCACCTGTCGGCCTACGTCATGACCCACGCGTTCGATTACCTCGACGCTCCGGTCCTGAACTGCACCGGCAAGGACGTTCCGATGCCCTATGCTGCGAACCTCGAAAAGCACGCGCTCGTCACCACCCAAGAGGTGATCGACGCTGTGAAACAAGTGACCTACCGCTAA
- a CDS encoding pyruvate dehydrogenase complex dihydrolipoamide acetyltransferase has product MAIEILMPALSPTMEEGTLAKWNVKEGDTVSSGDVIAEIETDKATMEFEAVDEGVVGKILIAEGTEGVKVNTPIAVMLEEGESADDIKVSTPGGDAPATDKAIAEAATPAVATSAPAKDDAAPAPASPKKDGERIFASPLARRIAAQKGLDLTAISGSGPKGRIVKADVENATAAPKADAPAAAKADAPKAAPAAAVASGPSTEAVLKMYEGTDYEEVKLDGMRKTIAARLTEAKQSVPHFYLRRDIELDELLAFRSQLNAKLGDRGVKLSVNDFIIKACALALQQVPEANAVWAGDRTLKFKKSDVAVAVAIEGGLFTPVLKDSDSKSLSALSAEMKDLAKRARDRKLAPHEYQGGSFAISNLGMFGIDNFDAIINPPHSAILAVGAGVKKPVVDAEGQIKAATVMSVTLSVDHRVIDGALGANLLNAIKENLENPIAMLA; this is encoded by the coding sequence ATGGCAATCGAAATTCTCATGCCCGCCCTGTCCCCCACCATGGAGGAAGGCACGCTGGCAAAGTGGAACGTCAAAGAGGGTGACACCGTCTCCTCCGGCGACGTGATCGCAGAGATCGAAACCGACAAAGCGACGATGGAATTCGAAGCCGTTGACGAAGGCGTCGTCGGCAAGATCCTCATCGCAGAGGGCACCGAAGGCGTGAAGGTCAACACCCCGATCGCCGTCATGCTCGAAGAAGGCGAAAGCGCCGACGACATCAAGGTCAGCACCCCCGGCGGCGACGCTCCGGCAACCGACAAGGCCATCGCGGAGGCTGCCACGCCGGCAGTCGCCACCTCGGCTCCGGCCAAGGACGATGCCGCACCGGCTCCGGCTTCACCGAAGAAGGACGGGGAGCGTATCTTCGCATCGCCCCTCGCCCGCCGCATCGCCGCGCAGAAGGGTCTCGACCTGACCGCCATTTCGGGCTCGGGTCCGAAGGGCCGCATCGTTAAGGCCGACGTGGAGAACGCCACCGCCGCGCCGAAAGCCGACGCCCCCGCTGCCGCCAAGGCAGACGCACCGAAGGCCGCTCCGGCTGCCGCCGTTGCATCGGGTCCGTCGACCGAAGCTGTGCTCAAGATGTACGAAGGCACCGACTACGAAGAGGTCAAACTCGACGGTATGCGCAAGACCATCGCTGCCCGCCTCACCGAGGCCAAGCAGTCGGTCCCGCACTTCTACCTGCGCCGCGACATCGAACTGGACGAACTGCTGGCCTTCCGCTCGCAGCTCAATGCCAAGCTCGGCGACCGCGGTGTGAAGCTGTCGGTCAACGACTTCATCATCAAGGCCTGTGCCCTTGCGCTCCAGCAGGTTCCGGAAGCCAACGCCGTCTGGGCTGGCGACCGTACCCTGAAGTTCAAGAAGTCGGACGTTGCAGTTGCCGTCGCCATCGAAGGCGGTCTGTTCACGCCGGTCCTCAAGGACTCGGACAGCAAGTCGCTCTCGGCCCTCTCGGCAGAGATGAAGGACCTCGCCAAGCGTGCGCGTGATCGCAAGCTGGCACCGCACGAATATCAAGGCGGTTCCTTCGCGATCTCCAACCTCGGCATGTTCGGCATCGACAACTTCGACGCCATCATCAACCCGCCGCACTCCGCGATCCTCGCCGTTGGCGCGGGCGTGAAGAAGCCGGTCGTGGACGCCGAAGGCCAGATCAAAGCGGCGACGGTCATGTCCGTCACGCTCTCGGTCGACCACCGTGTGATCGACGGTGCGCTGGGTGCGAACCTGCTGAACGCCATCAAGGAAAACCTCGAGAACCCGATCGCCATGCTGGCGTAA
- a CDS encoding GNAT family N-acetyltransferase: MDIRDAVQSDAPLLAQIWNDEVDGGTALWTTEKVDVANREQFLKDRAALNCPVFIAEVDGKPAGYSSYGPFRPKDGYDLSVEHSVYVLPEFQGQGIGPVLMQKVIDHARETGRHVMIGAIAAENKGSIRLHERMGFVETGRMPQVGKKFGRWLDLVLMQLTLDDRPAP; this comes from the coding sequence ATGGACATTCGTGATGCCGTACAGAGTGACGCGCCTCTGCTCGCCCAGATCTGGAACGATGAAGTCGACGGCGGCACTGCGCTGTGGACGACCGAAAAGGTCGACGTGGCGAACCGCGAACAGTTCCTCAAAGACCGCGCGGCGCTGAATTGTCCGGTGTTCATCGCAGAGGTGGACGGCAAGCCCGCTGGCTATTCCAGCTACGGCCCGTTCCGTCCCAAGGACGGCTATGACCTCAGCGTTGAGCATTCGGTCTATGTGCTGCCCGAATTCCAAGGGCAGGGCATCGGTCCCGTCCTCATGCAAAAGGTCATCGACCACGCCCGCGAAACGGGTCGTCACGTGATGATCGGCGCCATCGCGGCAGAGAACAAAGGCTCGATCCGCCTGCACGAACGCATGGGCTTTGTCGAAACCGGACGGATGCCGCAGGTCGGCAAGAAGTTCGGCCGCTGGCTCGATCTGGTGCTGATGCAACTGACGCTGGATGACCGCCCCGCGCCGTAA
- a CDS encoding carboxymuconolactone decarboxylase family protein, which yields MDWKPELANTAALTRDFRKMHPDAGKAFTQMHHAALSEGALDVKTKELMAVLVGIVTHCGDCIGFHMQGAKKAGATKEEVAEMVSVAILMGGGPGYMYGMKALEAFDQL from the coding sequence ATGGATTGGAAGCCCGAGCTGGCCAACACCGCCGCCCTCACCCGCGATTTTCGCAAAATGCATCCCGATGCGGGCAAAGCGTTCACGCAGATGCACCACGCCGCCCTGTCGGAAGGTGCGCTGGACGTCAAAACCAAGGAACTGATGGCGGTGCTCGTGGGGATCGTGACCCACTGCGGCGACTGCATAGGATTTCACATGCAGGGCGCAAAAAAAGCCGGCGCCACCAAGGAGGAAGTCGCAGAGATGGTCTCTGTCGCGATCCTTATGGGCGGTGGCCCCGGCTATATGTACGGGATGAAGGCGCTGGAGGCCTTCGACCAGCTTTAA